The Salvelinus fontinalis isolate EN_2023a chromosome 13, ASM2944872v1, whole genome shotgun sequence DNA segment TGACaacaaaaaatacttaaatatatgtaattctgtccttgaaacatttaattgaaaaactgtagaattccattcattcctatggaggaccgcTCCGGGCAGTACCAATATGgctgaccggtggcttcaaagcctctccaTGGCCAAAACATAACATCAGCAATTCAGGGTTTGTATTCATCATTGGTTGCCATGCAAACCTGTCCTTAGACAAAATGTATTGACACAATACTGCTCTCACATTGAGTATGACATGTTCATCCACTCACAAAGCAGTTGGCTTAGTGGAATAACTTTGTTGTTAGACATGCATTTTCTAAAATGATGTGGTCAGATTTGCTGTGAGCTCGTAAAGGTCAGAGACACCCTCGGTGTGAGGACCATAATAAAACATTTCTTGACCTCGTAAGTTAAAGAACAATAAGGTAATTTGTTTAGTTGTTTGAGATTCTAGTTGCCTTCTCCTGCCACTGTGTACTTgctcaaggcacttaacccctaaACTCCTCCAGGGGTGCTGCACTGTTGTTGACCCTATGGCTGACCCTGCTCCAACCTTTGTGCGGATGTGTGTATATTGTCTAGCCTTAACAAACATTAAGAGCTAACCCTGACCATTGTACAACCTAATGTGCTCATAATGTACTTGTATATACACATTCCTAGAGGATGATATGTGGGCCAGTTTTCTGTGAGCTCCTGTAAAAATGTGTTCCCTCCAGCAACAAGAGTAGAACTAATGAAATTATAAAACGTTACATTTTTGTAAGATATTCTAAAACTTAAAGCAGGTTTACAATGGCCACACATCATTATACAGACAGTAGATGAGACAGATGTTCAACATCTTGTAGGTAATAAAGTCTTATAGGTTATTCATATAGTCACATACAGGTGGCTGCTCCAAATGAAATTAAATTAGGTTTATAACTAAGTTTTCTGGAGAGAGATGGCATTCTTTTTTCAATGAAAAACAACAGCATATTCTTATGAGGAACAAATATCTCTCATCATAAGTCATTGAGGAGGCAAACTTGAAGATCTACGATGACTTACAGTTTGACCTTAGGGTTGATGAGACGTGTAATTCTTATAGATGTTAGCTAAACCATTCTCTGCCACCTGCAGAGCTGAGGTTAGGTTATCTATGCTAGGCCTTGGCTCTTCTTGTGGGCTGAGTTCTACTCAAGGCTGATGGTATTCACCAGAGGCCCCCTTACCACTCAGTCCACAATCGACACGCCACAGGCCAACATGGCAAGGTGTTTGCATCTCGGCTCCTTCCTTTTCACTAAGATGGTCAATACACCCCGTATCTCAATGGGAGTCAAAACTTGCCTCATTAAAATCTGGACCCCACACAGCCAAGGCAAAGCCATCAGCATCCACTCGGCCATACACTCCGACTCTGAAAATAACAGGTAAGTGATTTGAAATTGCTTATAGGACCATAACATTATCTGCTAAGGTTAGTTTATAGGTCTCTTGAAACCCTATATTTTATCATCTGCTGTACATTTTAATTATGTATTCATACTGTTCTTTCTCTGTTCTTACCCAGAGCCATATTATAGTGAGTACCTCTACAATGGGTGATAATATAATAACTGCTGATAAATGTTAATTCAGTTGGCTGAAGATGAAAATATTTTAATAGGCTTTGATACAATACATCCAGAAAGACCGCTAAATGTTCGACCTTTTCAAACATATTGATTAAGATAAATTATATGTAGTCTTTATCTGGAAAGTCATGGCTTATAACAAGCTCTGATTTTTACAGCTTGTCGGAGGAAAAAGTCATTATACACTTTATTAACCAAGATGGCATCAAAACCACCACTGCTGTTACTGAAGGACAGACCCTGTTGGATGTTGTCATAGACAAAAACTTGGACATAAGTGGTTTTGGTATGTAAACAGGAAAAATAGACAAGTAAAATATGAATATCTTTAGCAAATATGTATTTGTTGCATTTACAGTATAAATGCCATCTACTATCCAGGTGTCTTTAAGGATTTTCACATATGTCCCTTTATTGTCTCGTCTGTTGTTCTTCAGGTGCATGTGAGGGGACATTAGCATGCTCCACCTGTCATCTCATTTTTGACAAGACATTTTATGAGAAGATGGAACCAACGGTGGATGAGGAGATGGATATGCTAGATCTAGCTTACGGGCTTACCAAGACGTGAGTTTCATTTTGAAATGAGAAAGTGTCCTTCGCTGTCCTTCGCTTGTGGAAATGTTATGATTTACATACGCAATCACAGCTCAATCAAAACAGGCACACACAATAAATGTTGATTTAATCCGGTCCAAACAGAAACAAGTGATAGGGCCTCACTGTTGAACTGACATAGACACAACAAAGTGCAGGAAATTTGATAGTTCAGTAAAACAAATCTGGAGTAGTTTATATAAATGCTCTGAAATCATCTGTCTGCCTCTAATCTGCTTCTGATTGACAGGTCCCGTCTTGGTTGCCAGGTGACAGTGCAAAAGTGGATGGATGGTATGACTGTCCAAGTGCCCCAAGAGGTGAGGGATGCTGTGGGATCTAAAGGCAGCCAGTGATCCTTCATGCAACCTGctacacctctcacctctcacctactgtaccAAGTCTAATCATCATCATAATCAAACATCTCCAGAAACATATCACTCAGGACCACTGACATGTATTACCCTTTGCTCTACCAATCAACTAGCTTCTGTTGGAGAATCGGTTGTAACAATTACACATTACCTGTACATTGCATACAAAATGGCCTGAAGTGGCATGCATTAAGAAGACATTCCTGTAATTATAAATAGTAAGTTATTAAATGTTACAAACATTGCCTGTAGTTCAATGACATGTCACCTAGCATGCTGGCTTTATAAAAGGAAACCATTGGAAATATGGAAGCACATTAAAGTGGACTATCTTTATTCAGCAGTTCTCTgcaaagtgccttcagaaagtattcacactccttgactttttcctaaatgtgttgtgttacagcctgaatttaaaattgattcaattgagatgttttgtcactggcctacatccAATACCCCAAAATGTCAAAGTGGCATTATGTTTTTTAAATGAAAAACAATTGtacaaattaatacattttttaaaaagttgaatgagtcaataagtatttaaattcctttgttatggcaagcctaaataagttcagaagtaaacatttgcttaccaagtcacataataagtagcatggactcactctgtgttcaataatagtgtttaacatgatttttgaatccatacctcatctttgtaccccacacatacaattatctgtaaggtccctcagtcgagcagtgaatttcaaacacagattcaaccaaaaaAAACAGGGAGGTTTTtgaatgcctcgcaaagaagggcacctattagtagatgggtaaaaataaaaaaagcagtcattgaatatccctttgagtatggtgaagttattaattacactggtgtatcaatacacccggtTGCTACAAAGATACACGCGTCATTCctgactcagttgccggagaggatggaaactgctcagggatttcaccatggtgtcaattgtgactttaaaacaattacagagtttaatggctgtgataggagaaaactgaggatggatgaacAACATTCTAGTTACTCAACaaaactaacctaattgacaaagaGAAAGGAAgtaagcttgtacagaataaaaattatCCAAAATATGCATTCTGTTTGCGACAAGTTCTAAATTAATActgtaaaaaatgtggcaaagcaattaggTAAATgcgatatttctgtatttcatcttcAATAAATGTTCAAAAATTGAAacatgctttcactttgtcattatggtgtattgtgtgtagattggtgagaagtattattatttttaattcctttttaatttaggctgtaacacaacaaaatgtggactaaGTCAAGGGGAattaatactttttgaaggcactttCTAAACCACATAAAATTCCCTTTAAGTAAGTAAAACAAATGTGTTTTCATCCAACTACATTGTGTGAAATGTGACCCACTAATCTTTGTGCAAAACAATAAGTTGTTGCAATTAATAACCCTGCATATTTTAAATATGATGTCTAGAAAGTTGGGACTGAGAATGCATGGAAAAACATATGCAGAGAGTTTTGAGGAGAAATGTGATTTATTATAGGTGGTGCAATAAACATAGGCATATACAGGTTTGTAGCAACTGATAATGTAATAACTGCCAATGATGTAATAGCTGCTAATAATGTAATACATTTTGCATTCATAATGTAATAAATTGCCAATAACCTAATAACGTTATATAGCTAAAAAGCTTTTATTACATTATGCATTGATGAATACATTATGGAGTGGGTAAAAGTTTTTTCATTAATAGTGTAATAACTTTTAACCAATGATGTAATAACAACCTTACAAATAAATACTAAATCTATATTCACTCTTTTTCCTGCATATCAAGGGTCATGTGTAATAGCTGACTACACACCAAACCACATTCCTGAGTCGTTATTTGATATTACTAAGGGAATGTAACCAGTGGGCTAATGTTGGAGAGCTCATACTCATGTTTCTCAACAGACATAAACGGGCAGATCGTGGTATTTAAATCCTGACACACTTAGATATTGCAGAtaatacagtcccaaaatgttgtcGTATCTACCAGAACATGTAAAATGAAGCTGTGAAAGTAACTTTGTATTAAAACGTTTCTTGTACTGGTTGACctgaaaaataaaaatgtgtaacACTTCCATATGTGGCTCATAAGGGGACTGTAAAGGTAAATAAATTAAAGTAGTGGAAAAAAACACAGATTTTGGCCTTGGTCCAATGggttatgtgtgagtgagtgagtgaatgagtaagTGAGtgaatcagtcagccagtcagtcagtcagtctgtgagtGAATCAGtgagtttgtctgtctgtctgacatgagTCTGGTTCCATCTCCACTCTGTAAGGCAAAGTAGCCTGGTCAATCCTGGGATAAGGAGGAGTGAAACTCCTGTTGAATATTTTTTTGATCATTAGAATTTGGCTAATCACATGACTGCAAGGTTTGTCTTCAAATTGAggagtgttgttgttttttctctctGAAGACATTGGATGTTTATAAGGTCAGAATGGAAGTGTAATAGTTACACCCTCCCTTTTGTGGCAATGGATGCAAATACAAACTGTTCCTCAAGTGTGTTATTACAGTATTGTATTAAGTTATTacaatatagattttttttacacACTTTATAATGTAATAATCGATAATAATGATTACATTAAGTGCAAAAACGTTATTACGTTATGCGTTCTGCATATTTATTAGTTTATTGGCAATTTATTACATTATCAGCATTACAAATGTAAAAATTATGAACCGCTATTACATTATTGGCAGTTATTTCATTATCAGTTGCTACAAGGTCTGAAAAGGCAATTATTTCCCCTCCTGATTGTTACAGTGATATGAAGGTTCACGCCATATTGGATTCTCGTTAACAGTTGCTGTTCTTAGTGTTCTAGGATAAAACATGCATAAAAACAGACAATGATTAAAGTGGTGCAGTATACATGCgttataaataaaggttaaaatccaGGCATGTCACATGATGGCACAAAACACAGGGTCCTAGTTATTACTGTATGTGTTTAAGActgttatacagtgcattcggaaagtactcagaccccttgactttttccacattttgtgacgttacagctgtattctaaaattgattaaatcatccccccccccccccccaatcttcacacaataccccataatgactaagcaaaaacaggtttttagaattcttTGCAAATGCATAACAgagaaaaaactgaaatatcatatttacataagtattcagaagctttactcagtactttgttgaagcacctttggcagcgattacagccttgagtcttcaaggtgctacaagcttggcaccactgtatttggggagtttctcccattcttctctgcagatcctctcaagctctggcaggttggatggggagtgtcgctgtacagctgttttcaggttacctccagagatgttagatcgggttcaagtccgggccctggctgggctactcaaggacattggctgggcggccagctctaggaagagtcttggtagttccaaacttattccatttaagaatgatggaagccactgtgttcttggagaccttcaatgctgaagacatttcttggtaccgttccccagatctgtgcctagacacaatcctgtttcggagccctacgaacaattccttcgacctcatgtctaggttttgctctgacatgcacggtcaactgttgcaccttatatagacagatgtctgcctttccaaatcatgtccaatcaattaaattgacCACAGgtaccaagttgtagaaacatcgaggataattaatggaaacaggatgcgcctgagctcaatttcgagtctcatagcaaagggtctgaatacttatgtaaataagttgtttctgtttttgtttttaatacatttgcagaaatgtcaaaaaaactatttttgcttt contains these protein-coding regions:
- the fdx1b gene encoding ferredoxin 1b, producing the protein MARCLHLGSFLFTKMVNTPRISMGVKTCLIKIWTPHSQGKAISIHSAIHSDSENNSLSEEKVIIHFINQDGIKTTTAVTEGQTLLDVVIDKNLDISGFGACEGTLACSTCHLIFDKTFYEKMEPTVDEEMDMLDLAYGLTKTSRLGCQVTVQKWMDGMTVQVPQEVRDAVGSKGSQ